Proteins co-encoded in one Anopheles moucheti chromosome X, idAnoMoucSN_F20_07, whole genome shotgun sequence genomic window:
- the LOC128307301 gene encoding uncharacterized protein LOC128307301 encodes MPLPTLNRRQTSVRQQRRRYLLLPLLATVLALAGLATSSPTKYNFNVTKALRIESSTWMKPCGYITQGSVERVKNNSFTKSAKLHNMERQIKLALLDLKNWHNLNGSKTGILTWNDPHRKCQFKFLKPFLKNESSWERRLSVYWAHLKLVRLFHQNHTETNINREQSDALESVNESTRQLLCMVQEYRGVTKRQNKLIDAEHMEALINFNITDAIEIKLHILYIMCRLNCFLKDMRKHVRQLSGKDRHPPGMVMNFKNCKQCSYVNNCKSVNRKHRKQPVHQQRRQHNRNSQQNQTNQQQQPSRRPKGQKGTRAPNNRAQNKQG; translated from the exons atgccgCTACCAACACTCAACCGCCGGCAAACAAGTGTCCGACAACAGAGGCGGCGGTATCTGCTGCTACCGCTGTTGGCCACCGTCCTGGCACTGGCCGGTCTAGCGACGAGCTCACCCACCAAGTACAACTTCAATGTGACCAAGGCGCTAAGGATTGAGAGCAGCACGTGGATGAAGCCGTGCGGCTACATTACACAGGGAAGCGTTGAACGGGTGAAGAATAACAGCTTCACCAAGAGCGCCAAATTG CATAACATGGAGCGGCAGATCAAGCTGGCGCTGCTCGATCTGAAGAATTGGCACAATCTGAACGGCAGCAAAACGGGCATCCTCACCTGGAACGACCCCCATCGCAAGTGCCAGTTTAAGTTCCTGAAACCCTTCTTG AAAAATGAGTCAAGCTGGGAGCGACGACTTTCCGTGTATTGGGCACACCTGAAGCTGGTACGTCTGTTCCACCAAAATCACACCGAAACCAACATTAACCGGGAGCAGTCGGATGCGCTCGAAAGCGTAAACGAGTCAACGCGACAGTTGCTCTGTATGGTGCAGGAGTACCGTGGCGTGACTAAGCGACAAAATAAGCTTATTGACGCGGAGCACATGGAGGCATTGATCAACTTTAATATCACGGACGCTATTGAGATCAAGCTTCACATATTGTACATCATGTGTCGGTTAAATTGCTTCCTGAAAGATATGCGCAAACACGTGCGCCAGCTCAGTGGAAAGGATCGCCATCCGCCGGGCATGGTGATGAACTTCAAGAACTGCAAGCAATGCTCTTACGTCAACAATTGCAAATCGGTCAATAGGAAGCACCGGAAGCAACCGGTACATCAGCAACGGCGACAGCACAACCGTAACAGCCAGCAGAACCAAacgaaccagcagcagcagcccagCAGACGGCCGAAAGGACAAAAAGGTACCCGTGCGCCGAACAATCGTGCGCAAAACAAGCAGGGTTAG